Part of the Shewanella eurypsychrophilus genome is shown below.
GATAACTCTCTCACTCGATTACATACAGATCGACTCGATCTACTGTTGATCCACAGACCCGATCCCTTGATGAGTGCCCACGAAGTGGCTGAAACCTTTAACCAACTCAAGCTAAGTGGCAAGGTTATTCACTTTGGCGTATCTAATTTTAGCCCTGCACAGTTCGATTTACTTCAGTCCAGTCTCAATCAGTTTGATATCAGTCTAACGACCAATCAGATAGAGATCTCACCACTGAATATGAGCAGCCTTAACGATGGTACCTTAGATCATTGCCAGCAACATCATATCTCCCCTATGGCATGGTCTTGCTTAGGTGGGGGGAATATATTTACCGGCAAAGATGAGCGCTCTATCAGGCTGAGAAAGCAGTTACATAAAATTGCCGATGAACATGGGATCCAAGATATTAGCCAAATTATCTATGCCTGGATATTGGCACTTCCCTGCCAGCCTAAACCTATTATCGGCAGTAGCCAGCCCCATAGAATAGAGTCAGCGATAGCGTCTAAAGCTATCAAACTAGACAGACAGCAATGGTTTAGCATCTGGCAAGCCTCAACAGGACATAGCGTACCTTAAAGTATGATTTTAGTTTTCCTCTATGTAGCTAAACCTATAGGTACTAGGTACTAGGTACTAGAGGTTGTTACACCGCTTTATTACAGATAGCAAAAAGGCGCCTGTAGCGCCTTTAAAATGAGTCAGTCATGAGTGTGAAGACTACAAAAAGCTGATCTGGCCAGAAAGATGCGGTCGACGACCTCGTGCATCTCTAAGCTCAAACATGAGATTATCTTCATCGATTTCAGTATCGAAGCTTACATCCGACGGCATAAACAGAGGCAACTTGAATGCCACATCGACTGTACAGGGGCGATCACCAATTTGTGGCATCATCTGAGCGATACAGCGAGCTTTAGACCACATACCATGGGCTAACACGCGGTCGAAACCGAAACGTTTTGAGAGTACAGGATGCAGGTGAATAAGATTGTAATCACCCGATGCTTTAGCATAGCGACGCCCAAGGTCCTCGGCTAGACTCCAGGTCTCAGCAGTATCCCAAGCCATGGCATTCGCTTTAGGTGGGCGCACACGGCGCTTACTGTTTTCGATGCGATAAAGGTAAGTCGACGAAGATTCCCACACCAATGTTCCATCAACAAAAGCTTTCGATACAAGCTCAAACTCCAAACCTGAATCCGTCACTGTACTCGTCGTTAGCATACATTCAATATCAAATTTCTCATCGATACTTAAGCCACGGTATTGGGTGATACTGTTTCTGAGATGTATCATGCCAAGCAGAGGGAAAGTGATCGCTTCATGAGTAAAAATAACCGCGTGTAAACGGAAGGCCATCACGTACATATAGGTCAATGGCAGGTTTTTACCGTCGAAATCGAAGCCACACACTTGAGAATATTGTGTCACTTTATCTGACGATAAACACACATTAGAACTTGAGACATAGATCTTCGGCAGTGGCAGCTCATTCCAACCAGGCTTGCGCCCGAAGAAGATCTTACGATAGAGGGAAAACAGAGAAGGCATCGCCTTCAATTCAATCGAATAATCATTTTCCACGTTAACCGAACCTTTCAAATTTCAACTCACCAAACCAATTTCTAGCTGGCGAGTATACCTTAAAGTCTGTCGGCGTGTGTTAAATTCAAACATATTTAATCTGTTTTAAAATTATTTGAGCGTACAGATGACTTAGAGGGAATAGCTTAACAAGACTGATTATAAGAGCAATTAAGCTAAGTTTAACAAGGCTCTTAGCGAGGTTAACTAAGAGCATACTCGTTAAAATCAAAACAGTTCGACCTGATTATCCTCTTGCTTCTTAACGATTTGCTTCAAGTAGACTTTTTCTTCTGACATCATCTGATCGATGCGTGCAGGTGATAAACGCTTTAGCAAAACTTTACCGCTGTTAGGGTGAAATAACACCTTGCGTGGCCAAGGACCGCCTAAATCTTCTCCCTCTATGGCAATTCCTTCAGTATCTAAATATTCCTTCACAAATTCGATATTCGATTTACCCACATTAAGTACTGAGGATTTTGTCATCTGTGCACCGCCAAAGATTTTGGCCTTCAATCTTTGCCGCTGACCTCCAGCACTCAAGATACCATTGATAAGTTGCTCCATCGCCAAGTTGCCATAGCGACAAGAATAGCTCGTTAGTTGATGCCAATCTTCATGTAGCTCCTTTTCAGGAAGAAGGAAATGATTCAAACCGCCGATGCCGAGGAATGGGTCCCAGATACAGGCAGCCACACATGAACCTAATCGCGTAAAAATTAATTCGTCCTGAGAAGAGATATAGAAGACACCGGGATCAACTCTTGCTACAACCTTGCCATGCTTATTATCCCAATTCCTGGGTATTTCCTCGAAGCCTATTCGTGGTGGAGGTATTGCGACAGCTTGCATTCAGCCTCCTTGCTGTTTGATTCTCATGCTTAATGAGCCCCAAGTATAGTCAGTCAAATGCAAGCAAGCCCTAATACTTAGTCATTATTTATCCCAGTTAAATTTAAAGCGATTCAGTCGATAAATTTGAGGGTATGATTATTCGCATGCTTGCTGCCAGCAATTCTTTACCTTGGCCCCGTGCTGGTTAAGCTCAATGGGAACACTTCTTCCTCCAACAAGATGTCCAGCCCCTATGACGATAAACATCGGCTGCTTGGTGGAAGTATCTCGCATCAACTCTCTAATTTTTATTGCCATATTGACGTTACGTTGCCAGAGAAGCTTTTCTAACATTTGGGTGTCGTCGCCTTCTGACATCTGGCCTTCCATAAGATCGGCAATATGCTGCTCATCCCCACTTCGCCATGCGCTAACTAAGCCGTGCATATCCTCATCAGGGGATGCAATTGCTTCCCTTACCATTTCCCACTGGGAAGCTTCATCGAATGAAGCCAGTAACTTGAACTGGAATTCAGTACTTTCCAGT
Proteins encoded:
- a CDS encoding aldo/keto reductase — encoded protein: MATTSESHRQVLIDTHSHQPQIKLSDFIAGFWRMDSWDMSAQQRIQLIEAYIDLGVTSMDHADIYGQFQCETLFGEALALKPSLREQIQLISKCGIKPAFDSMPERYVNHYDTSKSHILASVDNSLTRLHTDRLDLLLIHRPDPLMSAHEVAETFNQLKLSGKVIHFGVSNFSPAQFDLLQSSLNQFDISLTTNQIEISPLNMSSLNDGTLDHCQQHHISPMAWSCLGGGNIFTGKDERSIRLRKQLHKIADEHGIQDISQIIYAWILALPCQPKPIIGSSQPHRIESAIASKAIKLDRQQWFSIWQASTGHSVP
- a CDS encoding MaoC family dehydratase; its protein translation is MPSLFSLYRKIFFGRKPGWNELPLPKIYVSSSNVCLSSDKVTQYSQVCGFDFDGKNLPLTYMYVMAFRLHAVIFTHEAITFPLLGMIHLRNSITQYRGLSIDEKFDIECMLTTSTVTDSGLEFELVSKAFVDGTLVWESSSTYLYRIENSKRRVRPPKANAMAWDTAETWSLAEDLGRRYAKASGDYNLIHLHPVLSKRFGFDRVLAHGMWSKARCIAQMMPQIGDRPCTVDVAFKLPLFMPSDVSFDTEIDEDNLMFELRDARGRRPHLSGQISFL
- a CDS encoding chemoreceptor glutamine deamidase CheD, with product MQAVAIPPPRIGFEEIPRNWDNKHGKVVARVDPGVFYISSQDELIFTRLGSCVAACIWDPFLGIGGLNHFLLPEKELHEDWHQLTSYSCRYGNLAMEQLINGILSAGGQRQRLKAKIFGGAQMTKSSVLNVGKSNIEFVKEYLDTEGIAIEGEDLGGPWPRKVLFHPNSGKVLLKRLSPARIDQMMSEEKVYLKQIVKKQEDNQVELF